A stretch of Plodia interpunctella isolate USDA-ARS_2022_Savannah chromosome 15, ilPloInte3.2, whole genome shotgun sequence DNA encodes these proteins:
- the LOC128675855 gene encoding uncharacterized protein LOC128675855, with protein sequence MILKTYLFSFVLLTAVGQILDVYRNEISDVNICIRKLIEYIKGDQSIDVTVVNTDESLSKELHNIKGLEILSISFLWAHNPINHDIYIIESINCHELQIGIEHLKEDMFWNPKATFIISVKEMNNDLVYLSNLLKFHNIFNVTVVLKLNDMVGYSIFDFGSKTDDCHRPILQILQEVTTCSKFEIEPIYKLHIPKEMKNCRVKMLGRNYWPFMCFPPNTCLGIDAFVLKLWKESNNVTVDLKNIGSSHPIDVVFDEYPHFYRNQTVVYEGLIGGVVLNYNRTFKMDFSYPFTIDHNRIIVARSSFLGKWEVIVKQMTLLVVLLVIFLYITFTILSTYLSIFDKKSKDVTRNAIIVYGYFLTNIRVKRLSKRFTARIVILTMLIFVFMISNIVQAFLLSASTDPVRAHQVKDKYEVFKTHTPVINISWQRTYDRFDFDLEGVKNCTTLFNCVNEVVRNKHDKLFTVVSDMFFSLASYYMVDGNGMMQVYELPEPLGMLFRVTLFNRGSTLREPFDNHMERMIMGGIYDKHVKDIINKARRTSNMKELPAYLPTKIYDLKESFIILLTGYIISTFVFLCEYLTNVKNKKDD encoded by the coding sequence atgattttaaagacatacttatttagttttgttttgttaacagCTGTTGGTCaaattttggatgtttatcgcAATGAGATTAGCGATGTTAATATTTGTATcagaaaattaattgaatatatCAAAGGAGACCAATCAATTGATGTTACCGTAGTAAACACCGACGAATCACTATCGAAGGAGCTCCATAATATCAAAGGTTTggaaatattatcaatatcttTTCTGTGGGCTCACAATCCAATAAATCatgacatttatataattgagaGTATAAATTGCCATGAGCTTCAGATTGGCATCGAACATTTGAAAGAGGATATGTTTTGGAATCCTAAAGCAACTTTCATAATAAGTGTGAAAGAAATGAACAACGATTTAGTGTATTTATCTAACCTGTTAAAAttccacaatatttttaacgtgactgtagttttaaaattaaatgacatgGTTGGATATTCCATTTTCGATTTTGGATCTAAAACAGATGACTGTCATCGaccaattttacaaattttacaagAAGTAACAACttgttcaaaatttgaaattgaaccaatttataaattacacataCCAAAAGAAATGAAGAATTGTCGGGTGAAGATGTTGGGTCGAAATTATTGGCCTTTTATGTGCTTTCCTCCAAATACTTGCTTGGGTATTGATGCATTTGTGTTGAAACTTTGGAAAGAAAGTAACAACGTCACTGTGGACCTGAAAAATATTGGGAGCAGTCACCCAATTGATGTCGTATTCGATGAATATCCTCACTTTTATCGTAATCAGACTGTTGTATACGAAGGACTCATTGGTGGTGTTGTGTTGAATTACAACAGAACTTTTAAGATGGACTTCAGTTACCCTTTCACCATCGACCATAACCGAATCATTGTAGCTCGTTCCAGTTTCCTTGGCAAGTGGGAAGTCATCGTTAAGCAGATGACTCTATTAGTAGTCctacttgttatttttttgtatattacatTTACCATTCTTTCAACCTATTTGTCTATATTTGATAAGAAATCTAAAGATGTCACAAGGAATGCTATTATAGTTTACGGATATTTTCTTACTAATATACGTGTGAAAAGGTTGAGTAAGAGGTTTACAGCAAGAATAGTTATACTAacaatgttaatatttgtgtttatgaTTTCGAATATTGTTCAAGCATTCTTACTCAGTGCTAGTACCGATCCCGTGAGGGCACATCAAGTTAAGGATAAATATGAAGTTTTTAAGACGCATACTCCTGTTATAAACATTTCTTGGCAGCGTACGTACGACAGGTTTGACTTTGATTTAGAGGGTGTAAAGAACTGTACGACTCTTTTCAATTGTGTGAACGAAGTTGTTCGTAAcaaacatgataaattatttacagttGTATCTGATATGTTTTTCAGTTTAGCTTCTTATTATATGGTAGATGGAAATGGTATGATGCAAGTTTATGAGCTGCCAGAACCATTAGGAATGTTGTTTCGTGTAACGTTGTTCAACAGAGGGTCTACTTTGAGAGAACCATTTGACAACCACATGGAAAGGATGATCATGGGAGGTATATATGATAAACATGTGAaggatattattaataaagctAGACGAACGTCAAATATGAAGGAACTCCCGGCGTACCTACCTACGAAAATCTATGATCTAAAAGAATCTTTTATAATTCTTTTGACTGGATATATAATATCCacgtttgtatttttatgtgaatatTTGACGAatgtaaagaataaaaaagatGATTGA